Part of the Virgibacillus natechei genome is shown below.
CAAACACTACAGGGGTTTGTAAATAAGGAACTTAAACAAATTTTAGGATCAAATGAATCACTGGAAGATTTAGAACCAGAAAAACGTGGTGAAATTATGGAAGTCGTCGAAGATATGGGAGAAACAAGCGATTTGGAGGTTCTTGTTCTACTTGATACGAGTGCAAGTATGCATGACAAGCTTCCAACAGTGAAAGAAGCGTTAATTGATTTATCAATAAGCTTGAATGCCCGTATTGGTCGAAATCGTTTTTGTATTTTTAGTTTTCCGGGTAAACGCAAGGATATTCAAAAAGTATTTGATTGGTCACCAGAACTCGATGCAGTAACAACTATTTTTCCCAAGCTGACAAGTGGAGGAATTACTCCAACTGGCCCAGCGATACGTGAAGCAATGTATCAATTTGGTAAGAAGAACTTACTAAGGAGATTTAG
Proteins encoded:
- a CDS encoding VWA domain-containing protein, with the protein product MKKGTLKQILLITDGCSNRGEDPAAVAALANQQGITVNVIGILEDDQSEQPEGLQEVEDVALSGGGVSQLVYKQALSQTVQMVTKQAMTQTLQGFVNKELKQILGSNESLEDLEPEKRGEIMEVVEDMGETSDLEVLVLLDTSASMHDKLPTVKEALIDLSISLNARIGRNRFCIFSFPGKRKDIQKVFDWSPELDAVTTIFPKLTSGGITPTGPAIREAMYQFGKKNLLRRFRDEDEPGMEEAGY